The nucleotide sequence caatcaggtataagataatagatctcggatttgaGTGGGATACCGTTttatctatttggctaaataaatttctggcattatacctgatatcagttcgtgatgaaaaacccaTATATAATTCGTAATTAAGGcgaattatgacaattattgctaactggataataaaagcactagtaacactggctgcagccagatactacaatatatacggatgtttggagagcgtacagactgcCACATAGGCTtgattatgtgcatcgtgtcggtATCCACAAGTGACATTTTATGCATTCAACAACCGGAGtgtacataaacaatattgaagcgatgtggtcgaggctgaaagagtattTGAGACTTTATTATGGATCCAGAGTTCGACTGTagtcatatggatgatttcctctactacatgcattacgattttagaacctctgaacctctttctaaccttgacaagtttttgaactacGTATAATCAGTGTATCCaatttatttctttggttttgtataacccACTTTTACTCTaaactgactgtttgctgatcgGCTAATATTCCTCAAGATCATTTAacattcgttcaaaggtcgtccataaattagagtctcgctcTTACAAAAGATCAACCACGCTTAAATATCTCACCGTGTAGAGATGAGATAGTATATAATCTCTTGGCCTTGACTATTCATGTTTATAGACTACttatgtagtgaacgagaacacaagggAGGACAACCGAATATACAGAATCCTTCTAGTAAAATCTAACacccatacagtaaatacttcatttgcaaaatggtaatcaatcatctcagacttcattgtttcctTGTTTCCACACCTAACTTTCTCTGTTCTCATACTCTTCTCTTGAATCGTCTTCACCTCCTGTCaccaaacatttcactttcgattgatgatacatatactacttatatctaacgatatcagtagtacacatgACATACTTTTACTATTGAATAGtcatatattcataaaataaaatctatttccttttcttttctttttctttttccttttctaCTAAGGTTTAGACAGTGAATCATCACATGCCAATTCATCTGTTATAAATGAACAacagaataaattaaatatacaaTCAGATCACTTACAAAATCATATTACATATcaacatactactaataaactACTTACAAATGATGAAACAAGCCTATCTAGACCAGTTTCCATAggatataataatgataataataatactactactactaataataatagtagtatgaaaaattacaaaaaagtaTTTGAACGTAAACATTTTACAGAATATGGACATCATCAATTTCAAATTACTTCATTATCTAGTAGAAAACAACGTTTATTACGAAATCATCCATCTTATCAGCATAACACAACACCAATGAATAATATGAATCAATCTATTAATGAAATACAatacactactactaatactactgattcaatgaatataagtagtcaaaaaaattccgataaaataaatttcaatccatgtaatttattaaaaagtGAATCAAAAAGTCAAAATTATTTAGATTTAGATCAATCTCCAAAAATGCGTTATGTACGTAAATTGAACACGTTTGCTAGTGTACCAGATTTAACTAAAAAACCAATACGTAGTGCATTAAAAGGAAGTCGTAATAGCAGGTAAATTAcaattaatgatgatgataatatggtttataataaattattgagttcgactatcatttatgaatgaattaatcaagtgtatataagataataggtctcggattttTGGCGCGAacttcattcatctatttggtTCAATGGAGTTTTGACACTAGAGTTCATgtcagttcataatgaaaatcCTCAATGTTATTCCTAACCTTGACCATCAACAGGTTTATAATCCTGATTTGATCCTAGTTGTTGAGTGGACACTTTCAACATTAGTCTAGTGTCACACAACAgtcatccataaattgtagtttcatcagttttgttttgtttagtaGTATTTGAACAAAATGTTTTCAGATGAATGATGAATGGATCTATAACAGTTTACTAACAGGTAACTAGAAGATTATAATAGAGAGCGGAGCGAGACGAAACGAAGCGAAAGGAAAAGATGCGCAGTGGAGGAAgtgtgtgagccaactcgatttaattaAGGGTGAAtctatatttatagtcacacaaaaataagttacagacatttgatgaataggataagaagggtacatacatatgcgctcatataagaACAGTTAAAGTTgattagtgaataattaacaagttcaaaacgtgactcaataAGAATTGATAAATTGGCCATTCGAAAAGTTAGAAAAAgctatatgggcttaacatattAACCGAACGTACAGctttattatttaaaagaaagttTGAATATagggatatagtacaggaagaaagaattagttcgtagaaagaaagctGTAAATTATcataatctcacggtttaaggaaacacaaagagtgcatacacctatgacattgtgatcgattctgtgCCACGTTACCCAGAGTCTCAAATTACTCGTTACGATAGTttcacggaccccaaccaagtagtccgtATTTACCAATATGGAAATATAATTACAGATGAACCAGCGAGattttaacaaaatatcaaTAAGTAATGATGTTGATTGACTTGAATTTAGAATTAATCACATCACGTTTACCATTGTGAAGTCTATTTACAACTGCATTTCACCTTTATTTGCTTTTTTTGAAGTATctattatactacttaataaaatAGTAAGTAGTTTCAGTATATCAGGTGATTATCGTGTGCTCTGTTTTATCAATTTCAATGTCTTACTTCAATCTCGAATGTGTAATAGTACCTCTTTTATACAAACAGCTGATTGAAAGTTTGTTAAATCTTGAATAATATGACTAATCTTGAAAGGTGACatcaatttttttcattacTTAGGTAGGATTTTTCAGATAAGATTTCTCAGTCTAATGATAGGTTCCATGAAGGACTGAATTTTGCCAGACAATTTACTGTAGCTCTAGATATAGTAAaaagtggagaagatttatagctgaAGTGGatgattattattcacaaacacaGAAACAATAATCAACCCAacgggagatacaaccaaaacaaagaaggaaacAATAACATCTTTGAGGTTAACAAGAATCAATCAAAATCGatgtgtacaggacaagctgtgaatcacatgtggagaaattcgaacacttcacttctacctgtagtttgtactgatgatgtcattcagaagaatgatgaaagctccacaactaagccatccagctcatagaacaaaagtccatcaaaatatatttaaaagttTCTGGCTTTCTTTCACAATCTTCATTATTACACTCTGATAACCATAAAATGGCTTGATCGCAAGACTacttttcattgatttattaaatCATAGCTAATATGTTTAGTTTACTAAGGCGCATATAGTTTGTCTAATCATATTGTATTCTGTTCCTTAACTGTTATAATCCCTTAGACATTGATACATAATGATATCAATGGATAGTTGAGAATGTTTTCTCACTTTCAGGTGTACTATGATAATGAGATCAGTCACGTTATATGAGATCTAGGATTCATGACCAAGAGTAGAGAACCAGAATAACACTAGATAGTAGATTATTTCACACAATTATAAATAGTTATAATCAGTAAGTTAATGAAtaggattaaaatgtacatataataCATACATAtgaatcaattaagcgactaataataataaggttaGCATAATGAATATATAAGTAGACAGAGTAAGcaaagcaatgctcaagcatacatattcatataaaATTGTAACACTAATAAAGGTACAATCATATaagataagttgttattgtacgaatgactctaAATTAACAAAACGGATTAATCAAATGAACTATGAACAAATTCAATTGCTCATGATCTGGTATAATAATGTTGATGTCCAGGAATAAGGTAGCTCAGCGATATTCAAACAGATCAGTTCAGTTTCCTTCTTTCATTTTGTTACCAACTAGTGTACATCGATCAATACATGAACATGAAGATGAACATGTTACTATGTCACCAAATCCTTTAAATTCTGATTCATTTTCATtaacaccaccaacaccaaatGAAATGAGATATTTATTCAATGATCAATTAACGGATTTATCTAATACAATCATGAATATGAAACTAATGATTAAAACAAATTCGAAAACATTCAATGATTCAAATGAGTTACCAAGTCAATTAGATTTatctaataaaaataatcttaaCATTGAATATAGTGAATATTCACCTGAATTAAAACGATCCAATAAGAATTATTATGAATCATTTCAAGAAgataaagaagaagaagaagaagaagaagatcaTGAAGatgacatgaagaattcaaagaaaatgaatataataaatgataatgaaatgaatgatgatgatgatataatTGAGAATAACGATATGATAGAAGATGATAATGATGAGGATGTTGATTCAAATGCATTAACTCCACGATTTCATTCAAAAGTAAGCgattttctttttctctctaTTTTGACAATATATAAGTGATTTAGGTTCGCTTGATTCTacttttctggttagtgtttgtgttttcttggtgagttttctatgggatggggtcactaaccttATGCAGAACCTTCTTCCTTTATCTAGGCTTTGAACCGGCGGTAGatccagaggggctccaggcggagttgttcGATCCTACTACTATATGATTTAGATAGTTGTATTAGTTAGCTCCTACTATTCCAACTGTTTATGATCGTGATTTCAAGTTATCTCTTTCTATTACTCTATATACATGTCGAACTGAAAGATTCTAGTCGTTTGATTTGGGATCATCAAAGATAATAACATGTTATCTAGGTATCTGCAAACAGCATAGATTGAGTAAATCAACATAAGAACAAGTAATTCGTCAACTTCGGTTCTATTAATATGAAAAACTAGGACTATACaagaaactattaaaaatatttggCTGAGGTATCATGGAATTAAAGTAGTTACTTTCTATTCATTCATACTAAACACTGTTTTAACAATTGCTACGATTCGGTTATTTGATCATAAGACTggcaaaaaagaaacaaaatgttTTGAGCTACTCATTAGTAGTCAAATAGGAAGTTACTAAAATATCTACTAAACTCTACATATTTGAATTACCATCACTAATACTGCATTTATTCATCCGGATATAAACGAACTGAGCTGTTTGGTGTTTAACTAGTTCAAGTCCTATGATCTTAATTATCTTGTGTTGTGTATTTATGGACTGATCACCGGATAAGTATTAATGAGGTTAGATGCaagatattagggaatgattgTAAATCAGTTGAAGAgattatgaatcttcatcgactgaaatggttgggtcacgtgttaagtatgcctgaacactAATTACCACGACACGCAATGCAAAATAGTGTTGGCGATTGTTGGAAGAAATTTGGGGCGGTGAAACtgaccaaaacgtgacatcagtctaGAAAGTCACTAACAACTAGACTTGACcatgttggtggatgcagaccattattattattaatctactTTTAATAAAACGTGTAAATGAAATGATTATGACTATTAAGGCAAATCATTAAACCTATGTAAGTATTGACTAAgcaatgctaactggtgttggggatggCTGGAAAAACTTTGGGCTCGGCCAAACTGGTCAAATGTGGCATCAATCCTTGAAGTCAAaaacttctagtctgaaccatgttagtagatgcggACTAGTTGGTTGAGGTCCGTATGAATATCGTAATGAATAGTTGAAGACTCTTGGTgagatggctcagaatcgatcacaatgttgTTGATGTGTAAACTCTCTGTCTTCtattaaactgtgagattaaaattgatcTGTACCTTTTTTatgattctttcttcctgtactgtattcttatatgaaatctttcttttatatattactaccattgtaTTAATTACATTTATGAATTCGCTGTTCATCGTGTTGTGCTAATGACGTATGGCAACTTGAGCTGattcatatatgtgcctagtcttatgttgtagctgactgactggctgacgGATGAATTGATTATAGAAAGATAAGCCATTCCATATTTTGTCGAAGCCTAACAAGTTCACACCTAGAAGTGTCTAGACAATGTGCATTCCGATTACAATTAAATACGTTCAACTTTACATTTAGAATCTTTTGTAAAAAAATATCAATTCGGCTTTTCATACAGAATTCGATTCCATTTTCAAATTCCACAAAAATGTTGTTGAAAAGtttcttttaatagttgaattcatgaatcgattgaagctagaccatcttggagtcccataccaggaggAAACGACCCTcccgtgcttccaggttttcagaggtggtctaactttagttgactcatgaatttatcTATTAGAATtactgtggtgtgagctacttatattcatataagtagtatataacgtgcgttaaaagaacgtaatgtcCGGCACCAGAAGATGgcgaagatcaagaaaggaagagcaagAGCACAATGGAATTGTAAGAAAGCGCATgtacaatggaatgggagacaatggattagtGTTTGCAACGGGAACAGTACAGTTTCATATGATggaataatattttgcaaattgacgattgactttatggtattcaCATTTTACTGAGACAGTCTGTAATTTTTGTTCTAAATACagtcgattgtccccacccgtgttcttgttcactacattactactgtctccataaaacccctttctgaaaaGTTTAATTCATTAGAACTAAAATATGCTTCTTTGTTTTGTAATGTCACCACAGCTCTTGAGACGCGATAGTATGGAATGTTACCTTGAGACAAACAAAAAACATAATGTATGTCATGAAAGGGATCATCCTCTTTCCGATCTTATTGAAGATGTGATAAACGGAAAACATTCTTTTGGTGATTCAACGAATGGAACGACTGATTTGGTagaggaggaagaagaagaaaatacgaatgatgatgatgatgatgaagatgactGTGAAACCGATGAAAATAGTGACGATTCCTTGTCCAATTCAATAAAAGATGAGTACTCACCCAAACCTTTGATAACTGAAGTACTTTCACCTTCCTTATGTGCCAGTGGTTATGGTCCAGTTGGGCACTTGTTAACAAGATGGTTACCTCAAAGACATTTCTGTGAATTATTAATTGGAAGCAAGGAAAGTCCAGGTAAGATAAACAACATTGATACTATCTATTTGTTTTTCAGATTGAATTCAgttcttaagtttattgattCCTTAAAATGATTAGAGAAATGATGTTTTTCAACAAATTAACCTTCATCCATAGGCTAAGGTTGGTGAATTGGGAAGAAATGCTGAATAATCATGTATAGATGAAAAATTCTGATCCTGTTATTGATAACAAGATGATCggttggcaagactataatCTGTGGATGAGCTTTGAACAAATCTTTTATATTggtacgctctccaatcatccgtatatattgcaGCACCCCGTAgtagccagtgttactggtgcttttattattcaGTCCGCAACACTTATTGTAAGTTGTATTAGTCCCACACTGAATCGAGCGAAAATATCCTATTCTAGCAGACTTCTCCCTTTAACACATACTACATTGGAAGACAACATCATCACGGTAGTCTGCACAAGGTCCGCAAGTCAGCTGATTACCACTATGGCAAATAAAGAAACTTCCTAATAATCCCATTTGTTTTATCTAAATTCCTatatgaaccgatcgtacgtgagCACCAGGTCCTAAACTGGCCGCCGTGATCTTAAAATTCCTGAAACtcttctgattggttcgtccataaattatagtctcgccattagTGTGACCACATAAGAAAAaatacaggggcatcactcttctctcaataccgggaaacgtcttcaacagggtattgttaaacaggatgatggactgcgtagacgcccaacttcgtgaccaacaggcaggattctgtaaagatagatcgtgtacagactaaatagcaactctacggatcattgtggaacaatcaattgaatggaattcatcactctacatcaacttcattgactacgaaaaagcatttgacagcgtgcacagaacaacactatggaaacttcttcgacactacggcatgcctcagaagatagtcaatatcatacgggattcctatgatggattacactgcaaaatcgtgcatggaggacagttgacaaagtcgttcgaagtagagaccggtgtcaggcaaggttgcatactctcaccctttctctttctgctggtgattgactggatcatgaagacgtcatcATCTGGAGGGAAGCAtaggatacagtggacatctggGATGCAGTTGGacaatctagacttcgcaggtgatctggcccttctatcccaaacgcaacaacaaatgcaggagaaaacgaccagtatGGCGGCAGGAGCCTCAACAGGAGTAGGTCTCTATATACACAAAggggaaagcaagattctcccatACAACACAgctgcaccaatccaatcaaaattgacgaaaaagatttggaagatgtaaaaacctttacatatctggacagtatcattgatgaacagagtGGATCTGATACatatgtgaaggcgcggatctgtaaagcaagagcagcgtatttacaactgaggaacatctggaattcaaaacagctgtcaaccaacaccaaggtcaagattttcaataccaaagtcaagatagttctactgtatggggcggaaacctggagaactacgaaagtcatcatccagaagatacaggtgtttattaacagttgtcttcgcaaaatacttcgaatccgttggccggacactattagcaacaacctactgtggtagagaacaaaccagatccgagcggaggaagaaatcaagaagaagcactggaaatggataggacacacattaaggaaagcaccaaaatgcgtcacaagacaagccctcacatggaatcctgaaggccaaaagaaaagaggaagaccaaagaacatattactccgggaaatggagatagacatgagaaaaatgaacaagaattggatggaactagaaaaaagaaggcggaggacagagtgggttggagaatactggacTGATTATAATTAAGTGAAGCAAAGTTTTGTTTAGTGTTAATCTGATTCTTCACTTTTACGTCTCAAATCCTTACTCGGATGTAACATGATTAGTCTTATTAACGTATTAACACATCATCTTAATAGATATCTGAGAGAagatttaaaagtattttaaacCATACGTTTCATCAGGTAGGATTTAGCCATCATCATTAAATAGAGAACATGAAATTCAATATATTTAAAGGGATTAACTTAATTCATCTTAatgagagtcagctctctctccctctctcgaAATTCTGtaacatggccacgtgcatacaaccactgtcagcgAAGTCCTATTCATTGCTTCCTCGCAGCTGGGGTTGtttttcacgaaattgagaagacaaaaagcgaatgtccaacactttaatcgggttggtggatacggtgAATCCACCTAGAgtagttggaaaaccatgatttcaaaccaatggtgtatatgggctccaggatcctgaaggaacaaataacgtataaaccaattattagtTACCGACTACCATGAGAGTGCATCTCCAGACGTCACTCTATTGCCTTGTGGATTTGATCTTTCGATCAAAGGCTCCGAGTATAGTAGTAGGGGATTTGATAAAAGAAAACATAATCCATGATTAAACGAATACATTCTTGAATtattaaagatatatatatatatatattttgcttAAACTTATCTTTTAGATACTTCAGAAGAGGCTAAATGGTTAAGAAGAAAAGAGTTATTAAAAGAACTTGCTAGAACTGTAAGTTTAtctcaatttattttattctcaaTATGAAATTGATATAGACAATGATTTATGGAAAATGTTCAATGAAACAAAGGACTTTTATTCTGTACTGTTGCTGTAATAAAGTCAACTATACAATTAGATTTATAATGTAATTAACTATTAGGTAGATGAATGTTGTTCAATATTAGATTAGTCATGGATATATTCATGTGAACCAAGAGATCGGTTAGTAAGAAACCGTATTAACCTAATGAGAAGGCTAATTGATGGCCATTAGAAGTGACCTGAAGAACAAGTGTATTTCATTGGTTAAGAAATGAGTCAATATTTCTAAGGATTAAAATGGTATTTATctatatatgaatgagtatttgtgcattttatcCGATGGTCCccttaaatgccctggtacggccgagagtccGTTCTTCCTCTCGAGATACTCTCACATAGCctcgcgtatatagcctctgccagggaagtcttactcactgccttctcgtggcgaagGGGGGTTgcttacgaaatcgagaggacgaaaggcgaacgtccggcgctttaaccgagttggtgggcACAGAGAGTCCACGCCGGGGAGTTGGAGAActcggattccaaaccaatggtgtacaggggctccagtatcctgaacgaacaaaaggcgtatggaccaatcgttggtcaccggctaccatgggactgcatttccttacgttgctgcactgccttgtggatcagaccttcatgtcggagactccgggtgtggctctctaagaaaatcacctgcttcggtctgggcacccgtgcagtatcatagccctcagacatatcaaatgaaatctgtgtggcgtatatgtatttggttcctccttgtaccaatatctatgtgttaaaataaataaataaata is from Schistosoma haematobium chromosome 6, whole genome shotgun sequence and encodes:
- a CDS encoding hypothetical protein (EggNog:ENOG410MVU5~COG:T): MGSVNSHLMNSDHSESLTQQQSTIISDNPKVNDSNTKLNESMMYTSFWHRLFRRSKSLDSESSHANSSVINEQQNKLNIQSDHLQNHITYQHTTNKLLTNDETSLSRPVSIGYNNDNNNTTTTNNNSSMKNYKKVFERKHFTEYGHHQFQITSLSSRKQRLLRNHPSYQHNTTPMNNMNQSINEIQYTTTNTTDSMNISSQKNSDKINFNPCNLLKSESKSQNYLDLDQSPKMRYVRKLNTFASVPDLTKKPIRSALKGSRNSSVHRSIHEHEDEHVTMSPNPLNSDSFSLTPPTPNEMRYLFNDQLTDLSNTIMNMKLMIKTNSKTFNDSNELPSQLDLSNKNNLNIEYSEYSPELKRSNKNYYESFQEDKEEEEEEEDHEDDMKNSKKMNIINDNEMNDDDDIIENNDMIEDDNDEDVDSNALTPRFHSKLLRRDSMECYLETNKKHNVCHERDHPLSDLIEDVINGKHSFGDSTNGTTDLVEEEEEENTNDDDDDEDDCETDENSDDSLSNSIKDEYSPKPLITEVLSPSLCASGYGPVGHLLTRWLPQRHFCELLIGSKESPDTSEEAKWLRRKELLKELARTSSIYTEGMTQEMFMLRFSEFVEVQELEPCDRSADKPWIRLTSKDKAQIRRELNDYKMAEMDVHQDSRQFTRFHPP
- a CDS encoding hypothetical protein (EggNog:ENOG410MVU5~COG:T) — translated: MNSDHSESLTQQQSTIISDNPKVNDSNTKLNESMMYTSFWHRLFRRSKSLDSESSHANSSVINEQQNKLNIQSDHLQNHITYQHTTNKLLTNDETSLSRPVSIGYNNDNNNTTTTNNNSSMKNYKKVFERKHFTEYGHHQFQITSLSSRKQRLLRNHPSYQHNTTPMNNMNQSINEIQYTTTNTTDSMNISSQKNSDKINFNPCNLLKSESKSQNYLDLDQSPKMRYVRKLNTFASVPDLTKKPIRSALKGSRNSSVHRSIHEHEDEHVTMSPNPLNSDSFSLTPPTPNEMRYLFNDQLTDLSNTIMNMKLMIKTNSKTFNDSNELPSQLDLSNKNNLNIEYSEYSPELKRSNKNYYESFQEDKEEEEEEEDHEDDMKNSKKMNIINDNEMNDDDDIIENNDMIEDDNDEDVDSNALTPRFHSKLLRRDSMECYLETNKKHNVCHERDHPLSDLIEDVINGKHSFGDSTNGTTDLVEEEEEENTNDDDDDEDDCETDENSDDSLSNSIKDEYSPKPLITEVLSPSLCASGYGPVGHLLTRWLPQRHFCELLIGSKESPDTSEEAKWLRRKELLKELARTSSIYTEGMTQEMFMLRFSEFVEVQELEPCDRSADKPWIRLTSKDKAQIRRELNDYKMAEMDVHQDSRQFTRFHPP